A portion of the Williamwhitmania taraxaci genome contains these proteins:
- a CDS encoding peptidase U32 family protein, whose amino-acid sequence MIGIAKREIELLAPGGDVDSIKAAIAAGANAVYCGLDRFNARNSAENISFDDLQGILRLAHKRSCEVFLTLNIIVVESEIPALITLLNKLVNTSLDGIIVQDLGVLYLLTNYFKGLKIHASTQLTTHNVGQIAFLSKLGVKRVNLSRELSIGEIDELTVVAHKHNILTEVFVHGSNCLCFSGICYISSVHGGNSGNRGRCSQPCRDQYLTTPNGNDFPLNLKDNSAFFDLKALSESGVDSIKIEGRIKKFHYVYTVVKAWRQQLQRLYNGEALSVDNSSLYKVFNRDFSNAFLAGAITRSMFIDNPRDHSAIHLAKGYDSSNEANLERAKKELYDDKTEIITDVKSKIDLLSIAKAPLTITLSGESGSPLHVLVETPDGSFVVNSDSNLASVGKQALNSDMVLKSLKSINDTEYYIEKLDVDGLQRNVFLPFKEFTSIKRQIHALLNSSREVVEPIDVPLLKRDTTTVPNPTLSILISSPADVNLSNGTSAQLFFQLPNGVSNAYTQLVDMFLTNRSLIPWFPSILIGDDYRDAIKFLDVVKPTLIVSNNLGIANKAYEMGIGWIAGPYLNVVNSFSLQCLKENFGCGGAFISNEISKQQVKGIKKPENFNLYYSIYHPIVLMTSRQCLFQQVDGCEKDTLDNTCIGQCERSSTITSLKNVPLRIEKAKGNYHCIYNDVNYLNTEIVTDIPNLFSSFCIDLRDIHTGTKLEMDIAGVAKVFVDYLSGTSDAGQELHRTIHPTTNTQYRKGI is encoded by the coding sequence ATGATAGGGATTGCGAAAAGAGAGATTGAATTACTGGCGCCCGGCGGAGATGTCGATTCCATAAAAGCTGCAATTGCAGCAGGGGCCAATGCGGTTTACTGTGGTCTCGATCGATTCAATGCACGAAATAGTGCCGAAAATATTAGCTTCGACGATTTACAGGGAATCTTAAGGCTTGCTCATAAGCGTAGCTGCGAGGTTTTTCTCACGCTAAATATTATAGTGGTTGAGAGCGAAATTCCTGCCCTAATAACGCTACTCAATAAGCTGGTAAATACTAGTCTCGATGGTATAATTGTTCAGGATTTAGGCGTGCTTTATCTGCTTACCAACTACTTTAAGGGGCTTAAAATACATGCCTCTACCCAGCTTACAACCCATAATGTAGGACAGATTGCATTCTTAAGCAAGCTCGGAGTTAAGCGTGTTAATTTGTCGCGTGAGTTAAGCATTGGCGAGATAGATGAACTCACTGTAGTTGCCCATAAACATAATATCCTCACCGAAGTGTTTGTGCACGGTTCCAACTGTTTATGTTTTTCAGGTATATGTTACATTAGCTCCGTGCATGGTGGGAACTCAGGGAATCGTGGACGGTGTAGCCAACCCTGCCGCGATCAGTATTTAACTACGCCCAACGGCAATGATTTCCCCCTTAACCTAAAGGATAACTCAGCCTTCTTCGACCTAAAGGCACTATCGGAATCGGGAGTAGACTCCATAAAGATTGAGGGTAGAATTAAGAAGTTTCACTACGTATATACCGTGGTAAAGGCATGGCGCCAGCAGCTACAGAGGCTTTATAATGGTGAAGCATTAAGCGTTGATAATAGTTCGCTTTATAAGGTGTTTAATCGCGATTTCTCGAACGCATTCTTAGCCGGGGCCATTACAAGGAGCATGTTTATAGATAATCCCCGCGATCATTCAGCCATACATTTGGCCAAAGGTTACGACTCTTCCAACGAGGCAAATTTGGAACGAGCCAAGAAGGAGCTGTATGATGATAAAACGGAGATTATTACCGATGTAAAAAGTAAGATTGACCTGTTGAGTATTGCAAAGGCTCCTTTGACCATAACGCTCTCGGGAGAATCGGGTAGCCCTTTACACGTGCTTGTTGAAACTCCCGATGGTTCATTCGTGGTAAATTCCGATTCAAACCTAGCATCAGTAGGAAAACAGGCTCTGAATAGCGATATGGTATTGAAGAGTTTAAAGTCGATAAACGATACCGAGTATTACATCGAAAAGTTGGATGTTGATGGTCTTCAACGGAATGTTTTTCTCCCATTTAAAGAGTTTACTTCCATTAAAAGGCAAATCCATGCACTGCTAAACAGTTCGCGCGAAGTGGTGGAGCCAATTGATGTTCCTCTTCTGAAAAGGGATACCACCACGGTACCGAATCCCACTCTTTCCATACTGATATCCTCACCCGCGGATGTGAACCTGAGTAATGGAACTTCGGCTCAGCTATTTTTTCAGCTACCTAATGGGGTAAGCAATGCCTATACCCAACTTGTGGATATGTTTCTAACGAACCGGTCGCTTATACCTTGGTTTCCTTCCATATTAATTGGCGACGACTATCGCGATGCCATTAAATTTCTTGACGTAGTAAAACCTACGCTTATTGTGAGCAATAATCTTGGTATTGCCAATAAAGCCTACGAGATGGGAATTGGTTGGATTGCTGGCCCCTATCTAAACGTGGTAAACTCATTTAGCCTTCAGTGCCTAAAGGAGAATTTCGGCTGTGGCGGAGCATTTATTTCGAACGAGATTAGCAAGCAGCAGGTAAAGGGTATCAAGAAACCTGAGAACTTCAACCTTTACTACAGCATTTATCATCCTATTGTGCTTATGACTTCCCGCCAATGCTTGTTTCAGCAGGTGGATGGATGCGAAAAGGATACCCTCGACAATACCTGCATTGGGCAGTGCGAAAGGTCATCTACTATTACAAGCTTAAAAAATGTGCCACTCCGTATCGAAAAGGCAAAAGGGAATTATCACTGTATATATAACGATGTTAACTACCTGAATACTGAGATTGTGACCGATATTCCCAATCTCTTTTCTAGCTTTTGCATCGATTTACGCGACATACATACTGGCACCAAGTTGGAAATGGATATAGCAGGAGTTGCAAAAGTATTTGTGGATTACCTTAGCGGTACTAGTGATGCCGGGCAAGAACTTCACCGCACCATACATCCCACAACCAATACCCAGTATAGGAAAGGTATTTAG
- a CDS encoding aldo/keto reductase, whose product MNPIKSKSLIYGCMGLGGGWNQNSITAADERVAEMAIEAAMEIGISIFDHADIYTYGKAEEVFGRILKRRPSLRSEMVLQSKVGICRGANPGDSSIYNLSKTYIIAQVEGILRRLQTDQLDILLLHRPDALLVAEEVAETFDHLKQQGKVKQFGVSNMSVSQVRNLQRCCTDPLVANQLQLSLGHTLMLDLGVAVNTRLVAVDSGMQGVLEYCQETGMTIQTWSSLDKGLYTETPHSQLTDKQQETSKIVAALAEKYSTTPASIVLAWLMMIPMNIHPIIGSTKPSRILACKDASSINITREEWYGLWISARGEKLP is encoded by the coding sequence ATGAATCCAATTAAAAGTAAATCGCTGATATACGGCTGCATGGGTTTGGGTGGTGGCTGGAACCAAAACTCAATTACTGCCGCCGATGAGAGAGTTGCCGAAATGGCAATTGAAGCGGCCATGGAGATTGGTATCTCTATTTTTGATCATGCTGACATCTACACATATGGAAAAGCCGAAGAGGTTTTTGGCCGAATACTAAAACGGAGACCCAGCCTGCGTTCCGAAATGGTACTCCAATCGAAGGTGGGAATTTGTCGTGGTGCGAATCCTGGTGATTCCAGTATCTACAACCTTAGTAAAACCTATATTATAGCGCAAGTCGAAGGTATACTTAGACGCTTGCAAACCGATCAGCTGGACATACTTCTGCTGCATCGTCCCGATGCCTTATTGGTTGCCGAAGAGGTTGCGGAAACATTCGACCACCTAAAGCAGCAAGGAAAGGTAAAACAGTTTGGTGTAAGCAATATGAGCGTAAGCCAGGTGCGCAACCTCCAACGCTGCTGCACCGATCCTTTAGTGGCAAACCAGCTTCAACTTAGTCTAGGACATACCCTTATGCTCGATTTAGGCGTTGCCGTAAATACCCGATTGGTTGCTGTGGATAGTGGAATGCAGGGAGTTTTGGAGTATTGCCAAGAAACAGGAATGACCATACAAACATGGAGTTCGCTCGACAAAGGATTGTATACCGAAACCCCGCATAGCCAGCTAACAGATAAGCAGCAGGAAACCTCTAAAATCGTGGCTGCATTGGCCGAGAAGTATTCTACAACTCCGGCCTCCATTGTGCTGGCTTGGTTAATGATGATTCCCATGAATATTCATCCTATTATTGGAAGTACTAAGCCTTCCCGTATTTTAGCCTGCAAGGATGCTTCTTCAATCAACATTACTCGTGAGGAGTGGTATGGCCTCTGGATTTCGGCAAGGGGGGAGAAGTTACCGTAA